The following nucleotide sequence is from Thermodesulfobacteriota bacterium.
CCGGGTGCGGGGGGCCTGGGCCGCCGCCGGCCCCCCGGGGCGCGGACCAAGGGGGGCGGCCCCGCCGTGAGGTGCCCCGCGTGCCCAGGCCCCCTCCACGAGACCCTCCGGGCCGATCCATGCCCATCCACGCCAACTCCAAAGGAGAGCGCCATGAACTGCCCCCGCTGCCCCGAAGGTCCCACCCTGGTGGAAACCGTCAAGCACGGCGTCACCCTCGACACCTGCGCCGGGTGCGGCGGCATCTGGCTCGACAGGGGAGAGCTCGGCAAGCTCCTGAACCAGGTGAAGGCGGCGGGCTCGGAGCTGGATCGGGAGTTCCAGGCCTTGCAGCCGCGGCACCCCGGATCGCACCCCGGGCAACCGTACAAGCGGCCGAAGTCGAAGATGGAGAGACTCTTCGACATCTTCGACTGATTCGCGCGGCTGTTTCCCGAGG
It contains:
- a CDS encoding zf-TFIIB domain-containing protein; amino-acid sequence: MNCPRCPEGPTLVETVKHGVTLDTCAGCGGIWLDRGELGKLLNQVKAAGSELDREFQALQPRHPGSHPGQPYKRPKSKMERLFDIFD